One genomic segment of Hordeum vulgare subsp. vulgare chromosome 2H, MorexV3_pseudomolecules_assembly, whole genome shotgun sequence includes these proteins:
- the LOC123425762 gene encoding LOW QUALITY PROTEIN: disease resistance protein Pik-2-like (The sequence of the model RefSeq protein was modified relative to this genomic sequence to represent the inferred CDS: substituted 3 bases at 3 genomic stop codons) has translation MAQPHSNRTAEALIPLPVLGREMEHPVVSAGGGAINILLCKLGTVLIEEAQLLGGIRGELQYMKDELESMAAFLQDLAEGGNRRKQVKIWMKQVREVAYDVEDCVDDFTYHLGSTTSGSGLAGLFHRCIRFLQTVRVRRQIAKRIQELKARATSISDRNSRYGGNHLISGAEGNTFAAQPALSNITSLDIRTPTLFPEITKLVGIEARQSNLVNWLVDEIXXNXSASASASFECQAFVTVSQKFDVKALIRDILRQIIQPVDRNGPEPTVDPLKGIEEWNVEQLANKLRGHLEDKRYLIVLDDIWTISAWEGIQFSLPNSHTGSRIIVTTRMKTVAQACCLHEYDRAYEIEPLTGCESSELFFGRIFGNRENCPTALKNISEKILGKCGGIPLAIVSIAGLLASTSVYSYDRWEKIYNSLGLELETSPWIEKLKKILELSYNDLPYHLKTCFLYLSTYPEDHKVRRKSLLRRWIAERFVSEKRGLSALEVAEKYFDEFLNRSIVHPVEMSFDGKVKTFRVHDIMLEIIVSKSIDENFITLMGEQHTLAPQEKIRRLSIHGGSNKNISTSKLLSHVRSLSIFADGEMLQFAWIKFLRILDLEGSRFARNGDIRNICKLFQLQYLSLRNTYVTELPVQIGHLKKLGTLDVRDTAIKHLPPCITNLPNLSNLLGGRRAYNYSGLYPISDFWGMHIPNKLGNLEMLTTLAQIEITDSTSHYISELGKLSQFRKLGVMMFLDDDMNWMSLIAAISKLSSCLQSLLIWRPDGIMNFRILDTLSRPPMFLKSINFRGKLPQLPEWIGLLANLTELTLRATELESEKHLKVLSQLPSLLYLRLHHGAYTGRALTFSASEFPTLILLTIHLAVYQALNLRFEEGTTPKLHRLELSFFENASIRQPSGINFLANLQEVLVHADPSDNSEDMVRYLMDEASRNPSQPTVTFKAKQWKPTGSRTDPPIDHRGSERHLIKTHSGQGLAGRSPWRASTHVRRGGGLTLGCWASARRWRTTRRPRVVNAARAGTGALLLPIPPGPGKEVGSASREAGQRAGGVGDGHAGRRPGDGRQAAGDGGAPALAELGRPWCG, from the exons ATGGCCCAGCCACACTCAAACAGAACAGCAGAAGCTCTTATCCCCCTTCCGGTACTTGGTAGAGAGATGGAGCATCCTGTTGTTAGCGCTGGTGGGGGTGCCATTAACATACTGTTATGTAAGCTGGGTACGGTGCTCATCGAAGAAGCACAGCTCCTTGGAGGTATCCGAGGTGAGCTGCAGTACATGAAGGATGAGCTGGAGAGCATGGCAGCATTCCTCCAGGACCTTGCTGAGGGGGGAAATCGCAGGAAGCAGGTTAAGATTTGGATGAAACAGGTGCGAGAGGTAGCGTATGATGTTGAGGATTGCGTTGATGACTTTACATACCACCTTGGCAGCACCACTAGTGGTTCTGGGCTTGCCGGGCTCTTCCACAGATGCATCCGTTTCCTGCAAACTGTCAGGGTGCGGCGTCAGATTGCGAAACGAATCCAAGAACTGAAAGCGCGCGCTACAAGTATCAGCGACCGAAACTCAAG ATATGGTGGTAATCATCTCATTTCCGGAGCAGAAGGGAACACATTTGCTGCACAGCCAGCTCTATCTAATATCACTTCTCTGGATATTCGTACTCCTACACTCTTCCCAGAGATAACAAAACTTGTGGGAATTGAAGCGCGTCAGAGTAATCTTGTTAACTGGTTGGTGGAtgaaatttgatgaaattgaagCGCGTCAGCAAGTGCGAGCTTCGAATGTCAAGCTTTTGTAACTGTATCCCAGAAATTTGATGTCAAGGCTCTCATAAGGGACATTCTTCGACAGATTATTCAACCAGTAGATCGAAATGGTCCAGAACCCACAGTGGACCCACTCAAAGGCATAGAAGAATGGAACGTGGAACAGCTTGCAAATAAGCTAAGGGGGCATCTAGAAGATAAGAGGTATCTCATTGTTCTTGATGATATCTGGACCATCTCCGCTTGGGAGGGCATTCAATTTTCTTTGCCCAACTCACATACTGGAAGCAGAATAATTGTTACCACAAGAATGAAAACTGTAGCACAAGCCTGCTGCCTCCACGAGTATGACAGAGCTTATGAAATTGAACCACTCACAGGTTGTGAATCTAGTGAGTTATTTTTCGGGAGAATATTCGGTAACAGGGAAAATTGCCCAACTGCCTTGAAAAATATATCGGAAAAGATCTTGGGAAAATGTGGGGGTATACCCTTGGCCATAGTCAGCATTGCAGGCCTTTTGGCTAGCACGTCAGTGTACAGTTATGATCGCTGGGAGAAGATCTACAACTCTCTTGGCCTGGAGCTGGAAACCAGTCCCTGGATTGAAAAACTGAAGAAAATTCTTGAGCTTAGTTATAATGACCTTCCATACCATTTGAAAACTTGTTTCTTATATTTAAGCACTTACCCCGAGGATCATAAGGTCAGAAGGAAAAGTTTATTGAGAAGATGGATAGCAGAACGCTTTGTGTCTGAGAAGCGTGGATTGAGTGCCTTGGAGGTGGCTGAAAAATATTTCGATGAATTCCTCAACAGGAGTATTGTTCATCCAGTTGAAATGAGCTTTGACGGGAAGGTCAAGACTTTTCGAGTTCATGATATAATGCTAGAGATCATTGTTTCAAAATCAATTGATGAGAATTTCATCACTTTGATGGGTGAACAACATACTTTAGCTCCACAAGAGAAGATCCGGCGGCTATCCATTCATGGTGGAAGTAACAAAAATATCTCCACAAGCAAATTGTTAAGCCATGTCCGATCATTGAGTATATTTGCTGATGGAGAAATGTTACAGTTTGCTTGGATAAAATTTCTTAGAATATTAGACTTAGAAGGTTCTCGGTTTGCCAGGAATGGAGACATCAGAAATATATGTAAACTGTTTCAGTTGcaatatctcagtctcaggaataCATATG TCACTGAACTCCCTGTGCAAATAGGACACCTCAAGAAGTTGGGAACACTAGATGTCAGGGACACAGCCATAAAGCATTTGCCTCCATGCATTACCAATCTGCCAAATTTGTCAAACCTTCTTGGAGGGAGAAGAGCTTATAACTACAGTGGTTTGTATCCTATTTCTGATTTCTGGGGAATGCACATCCCTAACAAGCTTGGCAATTTAGAAATGCTTACGACCCTTGCACAGATAGAGATCACAGACTCTACTTCCCATTACATATCTGAACTGGGGAAGCTTTCACAGTTCAGGAAGCTAGGAGTAATGATGTTTCTTGACGACGACATGAATTGGATGTCCTTGATCGCCGCCATTTCAAAACTGAGCAGTTGCCTTCAGTCACTGCTCATTTGGCGACCTGACGGAATTATGAATTTCAGGATTCTTGATACACTATCCAGGCCACCAATGTTTCTAAAAAGTATAAACTTTCGTGGTAAGTTGCCACAGCTACCAGAATGGATCGGTTTGCTGGCGAATCTCACTGAGCTGACCCTTCGCGCCACTGAATTGGAATCTGAGAAGCATCTGAAAGTTCTCTCTCAGCTGCCAAGCCTGCTCTACCTCAGGTTGCATCACGGTGCATACACCGGAAGAGCACTCACGTTCTCTGCGTCAGAGTTCCCAACTCTCATACTGCTGACCATTCATCTCGCTGTATACCAGGCGTTGAACCTGAGGTTTGAAGAAGGCACTACGCCTAAGCTCCATAGGCTGGAGCTATCTTTCTTCGAAAATGCTTCCATCCGGCAGCCTTCAGGTATCaattttcttgcaaatcttcaggagGTCTTGGTCCATGCTGATCCAAGCGATAACTCAGAAGACATGGTGCGTTATTTGATGGATGAAGCTAGCAGGAATCCCAGCCAGCCTACTGTCACATTCAAGGCGAAACAATGGAAGCCAACTGGCTCAAGGACAGATCCACCCATAGATCACAGG GGCAGCGAGCGGCATTTAATTAAAACACACTCAGGGCAGGGCTTAGCGGGGCGCTCACCTTGGCGGGCTTCGACCCACGTGAGAAGAGGAGGCGGGCTGACGCTGGGCTGTTGGGCCAGTGCGAGGCGCTGGCGGACCACGCGGAGGCCGCGCGTGGTCAACGCGGCGCGAGCGGGCACGGGCGCGCTGCTCCTCCCAATCCCGCCTGGACCGGGGAAGGAGGTCGGCAGCGCCAGCAGGGAGGCGGGACAGAGGGCCGGAGGGGTCGGGGACGGGCACGCCGGGAGGAGGCCAGGGGATGGTAGACAGGCGGCGGGCGATGGCGGAGCTCCTGCTCTGGCGGAGCTTGGGCGGCCATGGtgcgggtaa
- the LOC123429741 gene encoding putative pentatricopeptide repeat-containing protein At1g26500: protein MFRRLLSTAVAAPAPEAAASAAAPRPTDPALLVRLCTILYQQQNAPDAVLQRRLSALPLPSAPADLRELFLQASARFPLSWRPVQRLLAHLTARHGFAHSPATAARFLDVLAKSSNVDLLHSTLLALPTGLLSDAALRAAIRGLAPAREVGKVSALLTLFPEAQRPRVLAFVVDVVCSVCKLPDVAEKVVKQAEHRYGLAPCGRCCDLLVVAYCRAGMFADACSVWNGMEKRGIEPGAAAYEEIVVTLFKNNRIPDAMKVFDGMRKRRLSAGGGGACYHAVVSWLCKEGRTWSAFMVLAEMFKRGVGVDGEVLGDLVYGLLARRRVREGYSVFHGVKEKDIALYHGLMKGLVRIKRAGEATEVFREMVASGCEPNMHTYIMLLQGHLGKRGRKGRDPLVNFESIFVGGLVKAGRTLEATKFVERTMWGGVDVPRFDYNKFLHYFSNDEGVAMFEEVGRRLRETGHVDLGDIFLTYGERMATRDKRRRAMSGRLTEVEHYSCSSSSQESESRSV, encoded by the coding sequence ATGTTCCGCCGCCTCCTCTCCACCGCCGTCGCAGCTCCCGCTCCGGAggccgccgcctccgctgccGCGCCGAGGCCCACCGACCCGGCGCTGCTCGTCCGCCTCTGCACAATTCTCTACCAGCAGCAGAACGCCCCGGACGCCGTCCTGCAGCGCCGCCTCTCcgcgctccccctcccttccGCCCCCGCCGACCTCCGCGAGCTCTTCCTCCAGGCGTCCGCTAGGTTCCCGCTCTCCTGGCGCCCCGTGCAgcgcctcctcgcgcacctcaCCGCCCGCCACGGGTTCGCGCACTCCCCCGCCACCGCCGCGCGCTTCCTCGACGTCCTCGCCAAGTCCAGCAACGTCGACCTGCTCCACTCCACGCTGCTCGCCCTCCCGACGGGCCTCCTCTCCGACGCGGCCCTCCGCGCCGCCATCCGCGGCCTCGCCCCCGCCCGCGAGGTCGGCAAGGTCTCCGCCCTCCTCACCCTCTTCCCCGAAGCGCAGCGCCCCCGCGTTCTCGCCTTCGTCGTCGACGTAGTCTGCTCCGTCTGCAAGCTGCCCGATGTGGCAGAGAAGGTGGTCAAGCAAGCCGAGCACCGGTACGGCCTCGCGCCGTGCGGCAGGTGCTGCGACCTGCTGGTCGTCGCGTACTGCCGCGCGGGGATGTTTGCCGACGCGTGCAGCGTGTGGAACGGGATGGAGAAGCGCGGGATCGAGCCCGGCGCCGCGGCAtacgaagagatcgtggtgacgcTATTCAAGAACAACCGTATCCCTGACGCCATGAAGGTGTTCGACGGAATGCGGAAGAGGAGGTTGTCTGCCGGCGGTGGTGGCGCGTGCTACCACGCGGTGGTTTCGTGGCTGTGCAAGGAAGGAAGGACCTGGTCGGCGTTCATGGTGTTGGCCGAAATGTTTAAGAGAGGGGTGGGGGTGGACGGAGAGGTGCTAGGTGATTTGGTGTATGGGCTCTTGGCGAGGCGGAGGGTGAGGGAAGGGTACAGTGTCTTTCATGGTGTCAAGGAGAAGGATATTGCACTGTACCATGGGTTGATGAAGGGTTTGGTGAGGATCAAACGAGCTGGGGAGGCGACGGAGGTGTTTAGGGAGATGGTTGCCAGTGGGTGCGAGCCAAACATGCACACATACATCATGTTGCTTCAGGGGCACTTGGGGAAGAGGGGCAGGAAGGGCAGGGATCCATTGGTGAATTTCGAGAGCATCTTCGTAGGCGGATTGGTGAAGGCAGGGAGGACACTGGAGGCCACTAAGTTTGTGGAGAGGACAATGTGGGGTGGAGTGGATGTGCCGAGGTTTGACTACAATAAGTTCTTGCACTATTTCTCGAATGATGAGGGAGTGGCGATGTTTGAGGAGGTTGGGAGGAGGTTGAGGGAAACAGGGCATGTTGATCTTGGGGACATCTTCCTAACCTATGGCGAGAGGATGGCCACAAGAGATAAGAGGAGGAGAGCGATGAGTGGACGTTTGACAGAAGTTGAACATTATAGTTGCTCATCGTCATCTCAGGAGTCAGAATCTAGGAGCGTGTGA